A stretch of the Massilia sp. W12 genome encodes the following:
- the upp gene encoding uracil phosphoribosyltransferase has product MRQDPRFPQLFILDHPLIQHKLSHMRSSDTSTRTFRQLLREITLLMGYEITRDLPLTTRTIQTPLQEMEAPVIAGKKLAVVPVLRAGIGMSDGLLDLVPSARVGHIGVYRDPESLQPVEYLVRLPDLQERTFILCDPMLATGNSAVHAVNVLTKRGVDPAQIVFLALVAAPEGVTVFQQAHPQVRVYCASLDSHLNEHAYIVPGLGDAGDRLFGTK; this is encoded by the coding sequence ATGAGACAAGATCCGCGTTTTCCCCAGCTCTTCATTCTCGATCACCCTTTGATTCAGCATAAGCTCTCGCACATGCGCAGCAGCGATACCTCGACCCGCACTTTCCGCCAGTTATTGCGCGAAATCACGCTGTTGATGGGTTATGAAATCACGCGCGATTTGCCCTTGACCACGCGCACCATCCAAACGCCTTTGCAGGAAATGGAGGCGCCGGTGATCGCTGGCAAGAAATTGGCGGTGGTGCCGGTGTTGCGCGCAGGCATCGGCATGAGTGATGGCTTGCTGGATCTGGTTCCTTCCGCCCGCGTCGGTCACATCGGCGTGTATCGCGACCCGGAAAGCCTGCAACCGGTGGAATACCTGGTGCGCCTGCCGGATTTGCAGGAACGCACCTTTATTTTGTGCGACCCCATGCTGGCCACCGGCAATTCGGCGGTGCATGCGGTGAATGTGCTGACCAAACGCGGCGTGGATCCGGCGCAAATCGTGTTCCTGGCCCTGGTGGCGGCGCCCGAAGGCGTGACTGTGTTCCAGCAAGCGCATCCGCAGGTGCGGGTGTATTGCGCTTCGCTTGATTCACACTTGAATGAGCACGCATACATCGTGCCTGGCCTGGGCGATGCCGGCGACCGTTTGTTTGGCACCAAATAA
- a CDS encoding glutathione binding-like protein: MIDLYSWPTPNGQKIHIMLEECGLNYQVQPVNISQNEQFAPAFLAISPNNKIPAMVDAEGPDGRPIALFESGAILQYLADKCQRFGGDTPRQRYSVLQWLMFQMGGFGPMLGQAHHFRKFAPQAHPYAITRYSEEAQRLYRVLNTQLQQQSYVAAEEYTIADIALFPWCRRHEWQGVDLRDFPHVLRWYETIEARPAVQRGLQVLQNPV; the protein is encoded by the coding sequence ATGATCGATCTGTATTCCTGGCCCACGCCGAACGGGCAGAAAATTCACATCATGTTGGAAGAATGCGGCTTGAATTATCAAGTCCAGCCGGTGAATATCTCGCAAAACGAACAGTTTGCGCCTGCATTTCTGGCGATTTCCCCTAACAACAAAATCCCCGCCATGGTCGATGCGGAAGGCCCGGACGGACGCCCGATTGCCCTGTTTGAATCCGGCGCCATCTTGCAATATCTGGCGGATAAATGTCAGCGTTTTGGCGGCGACACGCCGCGCCAGCGCTACAGCGTGCTGCAATGGCTGATGTTTCAAATGGGCGGCTTTGGCCCGATGCTGGGGCAAGCCCATCATTTCCGCAAATTTGCGCCGCAAGCACATCCTTACGCTATTACCCGCTACAGCGAAGAAGCGCAACGTCTGTACCGTGTGCTGAATACGCAACTGCAGCAGCAAAGCTATGTCGCCGCTGAAGAATACACGATTGCCGATATCGCCCTCTTCCCCTGGTGCCGGCGGCATGAATGGCAGGGCGTCGATCTGCGCGACTTTCCGCATGTGCTGCGCTGGTATGAAACGATTGAAGCGCGCCCGGCAGTGCAACGCGGCCTGCAAGTTTTGCAAAACCCGGTTTAA